The region ACCTTATCCTGTAGAGGTTCTGAAACTACGATTCCCAGGGGTGAAAATTTACAATGATGTACGAAAACTCTCCGCAGAACAGCTCCGAAACGACGGAATCCCTGGCATCGACATCGTCATCGGCGGGTTCCCTTGCCAGGACTTGTCCTGCGCTGGAAGACAAGCGGGCCTCGAAGGCGAAAGGTCAGGACTCTGGTTTGAAATGCTTCGAATCGTGCGGGAGGTGCGGCCTAGCTGGGTCCTTGCAGAAAACGTGCGTAACGCAGTTAATCTTGCGCTCGACACCTGCCGGGTGGGCCTGGAAGCCGAAGGCTACGAAGTCCGGTCTTTCGTCCTACCTGCATCTAGTGTCGGAGCGCCCCACAAAAGAGAGCGATTGTTCATCGTGGCCCACACCCAAAGGGTCGCCTAGTGGCCCGGATTATGCTCGAATGAACAGGGAAGGGAGCGGCGGTGACGATCTGGCTACCGCCGTCGCCCGCCAGCTCT is a window of Selenomonadales bacterium 4137-cl DNA encoding:
- the dcm gene encoding DNA (cytosine-5-)-methyltransferase, giving the protein MNALSLFTGVGGLDLAAEAVGMKIVACCEIEPYPVEVLKLRFPGVKIYNDVRKLSAEQLRNDGIPGIDIVIGGFPCQDLSCAGRQAGLEGERSGLWFEMLRIVREVRPSWVLAENVRNAVNLALDTCRVGLEAEGYEVRSFVLPASSVGAPHKRERLFIVAHTQRVA